A region of the Dermatophagoides farinae isolate YC_2012a chromosome 7, ASM2471394v1, whole genome shotgun sequence genome:
agcATCATCGACAATGGAAACCGAACGACCGAAATCGGATCAAACAAAAGAtttgaataagaaaaaagagTATGAATTCTATTAGCTATTttttattggttttttttgctcatgataccaattttcaatcaatcgattatagCATGATTGTTCGCGAATTAATAGAAACAGAAGAAGACCTGATACGAGATATGCAATTTGTTGTTCGTACATATATTCGACAATCAGATTCATCTATTACGCCAAAAGAAATTCGATCAGTCAAAGATGATATATTCCATTGTTATAAGGAATTACTTGAATTTCATAAAGATATATTGCtcaaaaatttccaaacaTTGGCTAAAGAGCCAAGCAAGATTGGTACATTATTCCTACGTATTCAATCGGATTTCATAAATCATAGCCGATATTGTCAAAATCTACCGAAAGCATTGGCCATCCTGGATGATAATTCTGATGTTGCCGAATATTTTAATGTAagttttcttgttgttgtttgccaaaaatgatttaatttctttctgatctgtgtgtgcgtgtttgtGGGCTTATATCgtggtttttgtttgtctatcAAATCCACCCAATTATtaaccattatttttttgtcaaatgaaatttgacaAATGAACAGAATTATTCAGTCAAAATTAGGGATGAAAAGCCTTTGTCTGATCGCTTGAAAGTAAGTCgacatttaaaaaatatcTTAAAATGTCGATTCAATTTGCCTTAATTTTCCTAATGAAATATTGCCTTGATTTTTACCCATTcccaatttattcaatttccaCACTCActtatacaaacaaacagctACCATTACAACGGCTCAATGATTATCAACTATTGTTAAAGGTAAGGTTTTAATGGCTAATTAAATCAATGtcattgattatcatatttTGTTCATACTATTTATCATAGGAGCTatcgaaaaatttatcaCGCCTAGACGAAGATGTTAGTGATCTGGAAAAGGCAATCAAAGTGGTAGCATCCATACCCGATGCTGaaattgaagatgaaaacaaatcttTCGACACAGCGACATTGGacaaaaatgttgatttcaatttgcCCACTGGTTCATCCGAAAAGCTTAGTAATCTTCTTAAGAATGTTTTACAGGCCAAAGTAAGATTATTTAaatgtatgaatgatgaatataatcaTGAATATTTGGATGTAGGATTTCTTTGATGTAATTGATACGGATGGTACCACTCGTGAacgattcattttctttttcaaatctCGTATGTTTATCActgaaattaataaaaatctaaCCGCTGATCAACGAACGtataatgttgaaaaaattatcaaggTAAGCATTTTGAATCACTTTTAGGGCTTCGTACtttaattgaataatatATCTAGTTGCCGCAAGTGGAAATCAGTGATGAAGATGCCAATACATTGATCATTAAATCAAAAGATACCTCGGATTCAAATTTTCCCATACGGTTACGATGTCAAGACCAGGAACGAATCAAATCCTGGTTAAAGATGATTAATTCATTGCCAAGTAAGTAGAATCAGCATTATTGATCTATATATTTAACAATCaaccattcatttgatttagaAAGCGAAGAAGAATTTGTCGAGGATCAAATAAAGTTACCTTTTGTCACACAGTCCTCAAGAAAGAAAGCAGGAGCCCAAACAGAATTTGACTgatgagaataataataaaatattggAAGAACGATCTAGATTTAAAGATTCAAGACCACCTGATCAGAAACCCGAGCAAGAAAAAAGTAAAGCACCTGAAGAAGTAAATGAAGAAccgattcaaacaaaaatagtcAAACCAATAACAGCGGAAAAAGTCGATTCAACAGCGGTGGACACACCAACCAAATATGCCATCGTTAGAGATTTGAAATCCGAAACCAAACAAGTAGGCGATATGGCCACTTTTCATTGTCAAGTTACACCCGGTACCACTAATGTTCAGTGGTTGAAAGATAATGCTGTCTTATCCGGGACAAATTATCGAACCTATAAGAAAGGTGACAGCTACTTTCTTGAACTTAATAATCTGactatcgatgataatggtatCTATACATTTGTTGCGTCTGATTCGAAAACATCGGTTGCATCCAGTTCAACATTAAACGTTCTTTGCGGTGATTCACGTCCAACTAGTCCAGGAGGTTCATTTCTGCCGCATCCACCGAAATTCAAAGTTAAACTCAAGGATACTGATTTATTGGAAGGCGCCAGTTGTGTACgctttgaattgattgttcGAGGCCTGCCAATACCGATagttcaaattttcaaagatGATCGATTGCTAGAAGTTAATGACCGTGTCCAAGTgctttttcaatcaaaagaaGTGTTTGAAATCGTCCTGACGAATGTTTGTCAAAGTGATGCTGGTGTATATCGATGTGTTGCAACCAATCCTGAAGGACAGGCTGAAACTTCTGGCAGAATAACCGTTACGAAGAATAAGGATGTTTTCTTTGGTCTGGACGAGAATGCCCCAATACCGCCAAGAGATCCATACAGTCCTCGTTGTATGTCACCTGCATTTAAATGGTTCAAAGATGGTAAAGAATTCGAAGCAAGTGAACGTTTTCAGGTTCAATTCGATGACCAAGAAGATACGGTTGCATTAATATTTCAGCATGTAACACCGGACGATGCTGGCCTATATACGTGTGTTGCATCCACTTGTAGTGGGAAAATCTCCTGTCATGCTGAACTTAATGTTCAAGGTGTTGTGGAACAGCTACCGAAACCGCCTATAGCTCCAAAATTCCTCAAAGAATTGTCTAATGTTGATGTGTGTAAAGGTCAAAATGTTGCGTTGCTCGAAGCCCAAGTAATTGGCTATCCGAAACCAGTAATTTCCTGGTACAAAGAAGATCGTAAAATTGAATCTAATGATCACTACAAAATGATGGCCGAAGGTGAAGAAAACGttacattgatgattaaaaatgtCAGTGCTGAAGATGCAGGAAAGTATCGACTTCAGGCTGAAAATCAATTGGGCATGATTGAATCATCGGCCGCTTTAGCTGTTGTCAAACAACCAGAATTTACTAAAGCTTTGGATCGTATAGAAGTCAACGACAATCAACAACTGGTCATTGAACAAACATATGATGCAGTACCGGCACCTACCACTGTTAAATGGCAAAAAGATGGCCAAGATTTGCCCGCATCCAAACGAATTCAAAGTTCAATCGATGCTGACAAACAAATTGTACGACTAGTAATAGATAAAGCAACATCAGAAGATGCTGGCAACTATGTATGCATGATTGCTAACAATCTTGGAACAGCCAAACAGAACACACAAGTTCTGGTCAAATGTAAGTCCCTTCCATACATTTGCcatcatttaatttaattttggtttttttttgtttataaacCATAGCATCGGCTCCAAAGTTCCTACGGAAATTAGAAGCTATTCAGGTTAAAGAACACGAGAAAGCTATATTCACTGCTCAATATGATGCTGCAGCAACTGGTACTCGTGTAGAATTCTATAAAGATGATCGTCTTATTAAATTGGATGAACGTATTCAACttaaacaagaaaaagatgGTCATTTCTctttgatcattgatgatgcatCTACCGATGACGAAGGCAAATATAaatgcaaaataaaaaatgatcaagGTTCCGACGAAGCTGATGCTAATTTGGTCGTAATCAAACAGAATGCTGCCCCTGAATTCAAAGAGAAATTACAAGATTTACAAGCTCAAGTGAACGATGAAAACATTCAACTTGCAGTGAAAGTGGATGGACAACCACGACCTGCTGTACAATGGCTTCATGATGGAAAACTCATTAGTCAATCCAGTAATGATTTACCCTATAAAATTATCGACAAAGATGACAGCTCAATTTTGATCATACCAAAAGTGGCTGCTGAACATGCTGGCCAATATGTCTGTCGTTCAGAAAATGCTCAAGGTCAAGCTGAAACTGCCGCTGAATTAATCGTAAAATGTGCACCCTATGTTGTCAAACATCTAGGCAATGTCGAATCAAATGTGGGCCAAGAAGTTAAATTAACGGCCATCATCAAAGGCATTCCAAAACCAGATGTTGTGTGGACATGTAACGATAAGAAAATTGTGGCTACCAATAAAAAAACCGAAGGATATGATGAAGCTAACTGTGAATATTCATTGgtcatttataaatttcaggatgatgatgctggTGAATACATGATTAAAGCCACCAATCACCTTGGTCAATGTGAATCAAAAGCACAGGTTCAGGTGGCATCCAAACCGCTTTTCAGCAAAGTGTTGAAGAATATCGTTGCTAAAGAAATGCAAAGCAATGTAGAAATGGTAGTACAATTGGATAAAAGTTCCAGTAAGCCATTGGTAAAATGGTATAAAGATGATAAAGAAATCAAAGATTCGGataaaaattacaaaaaaattgaagataaAATGGACAATTCATACAAATTGATCGTAATGAAAGCCACTGAAGAAATGGTTGGTAAATATAAATGTGTAGCATCGAATGATTTTGGTGCCACTGAAACGGCCGCACGATTTGATTTGCTTGCTCCACCTCGATTCATCAAAGGATTACAGGATGTAGACATTATGGAAGGTAATAATGTTTCGATGACCGTACAATTGGCTGGATTTCCAAGACCTGAAGTTACATTCTACAAAGATGGTGAAGAGATCAGTACATCTGCTCATGTGGTTATCCGTAAAGAAATGGAtgatatttatcaatttgaaattgaaaatatccGTATCATAATGAGTGGTGAATATGAATGTCGAATCAAGAACGAAGCTGGTGAAGCATCAACCAAAGGTGTTATTACGGTTAGTTCGAAACCACAGTTCTTGAAAAATCTAACCGATCAAGTTGTGAGCACTGGTGATGATATTCGATTAGAAGTGACAGTTACTGGAGAACCATCACCACAGATTAAATGGTTTATCAATGGTAAAGAAGCCAAAGGTAGTGAACGAATCCTTTTCGATGCTCATGAAGAATCATACAGTATGAAGGTGCCAAATGCACAGGAATCTGATTCTGGCACTTATCATTGTTTAGCATCGAATAAAATTGGTGAACAAATGTCTGATAAAGCTGAGATTAAAGTGATGACCAGTAATACTGCTCCGGTGATTTCAAAACCAATTCAAGATTCAGCCATtgtaattgatgataatgtacgTTTCGAAACCGTCATTACTGGTGTACCAAAACCAGATATAATATGGACAAAAGATTCAATTCCACTTAAACCAAATGATCATATTCTCATCAAAACTGATGGTGATACACATACGTTGATTATGAAGAATTGTACACAACAGGATTCCGGTGTTATTGGTTGCGAAGCTAAAAATGTGGCCGGTACCTTG
Encoded here:
- the LOC124496603 gene encoding protein Obscurin-like isoform X2 gives rise to the protein MSCYRTKFYSCHITMKHDVLGDNFHFPVANQAGMATGTEDPILTYGRIPQDVQQAKRQKLRNDRDENPSQLLRARFKEKKRSTDDAYGEKTTTTITNNECDDRIRNTCDTKKEQNQPNQRSQSLELDVNNNPIDKNEDNAQIYQVILDYKPPRSATDEICLKEGQDVIVLSKDKPHKWKVRTRKSVNFPKIEEGFAPSAYLKPTNEKLDANESASLPSASSTMETERPKSDQTKDLNKKKDMIVRELIETEEDLIRDMQFVVRTYIRQSDSSITPKEIRSVKDDIFHCYKELLEFHKDILLKNFQTLAKEPSKIGTLFLRIQSDFINHSRYCQNLPKALAILDDNSDVAEYFNNYSVKIRDEKPLSDRLKLPLQRLNDYQLLLKELSKNLSRLDEDVSDLEKAIKVVASIPDAEIEDENKSFDTATLDKNVDFNLPTGSSEKLSNLLKNVLQAKDFFDVIDTDGTTRERFIFFFKSRMFITEINKNLTADQRTYNVEKIIKLPQVEISDEDANTLIIKSKDTSDSNFPIRLRCQDQERIKSWLKMINSLPKSEEEFVEDQIKLPFVTQSSRKKAGAQTEFD